A stretch of the Halomonas sp. CH40 genome encodes the following:
- a CDS encoding alpha-hydroxy acid oxidase, whose protein sequence is MPVYTNIEDLRRHYVRRTPKMFYDYAESGSWTEQTFRENTSDFQHIHLKQRVAVDMAGRSTKSQMIGEDVAMPVALAPVGLTGMQSADGEIKAARAAEKFGVPFTLSTMSICSIEDVAEHTTKPFWFQVYTLKDDDFMRRLIERAKAAKCSAIVVTVDLQLLGQRHKDIKNGLSAPPKLTVRSIANMATKVPWGLEMLQTKRRSFGNIVGHAKGVTDPSSLSTWTAEAFDVSLDWKRIAQFKEWWGGKLIVKGIMDPIDAKRAVEIGADAIIVSNHGGRQLDGAVSSIRMLPAIMDAVGDDIEVHLDSGIRSGQDVLKALALGAKSTYIGRAFTYGLGAAGEAGVTKALEIIHKELDTTMGLCGETDVKNLGEHNLYVPQGFGDPTVKL, encoded by the coding sequence ATGCCGGTTTATACCAATATCGAAGATTTGCGCCGCCATTACGTGCGTCGTACCCCCAAGATGTTCTACGACTACGCGGAATCCGGCAGTTGGACAGAGCAGACCTTTCGCGAAAATACCAGCGACTTCCAGCATATCCATCTCAAGCAGCGGGTAGCGGTGGATATGGCGGGGCGTTCCACCAAAAGCCAGATGATTGGTGAAGACGTTGCTATGCCGGTGGCGCTGGCGCCGGTAGGCTTGACCGGCATGCAGTCCGCCGACGGTGAGATCAAGGCCGCGCGGGCCGCGGAAAAGTTTGGTGTGCCGTTCACGCTCTCCACGATGTCGATCTGCTCCATTGAAGATGTCGCTGAACACACCACCAAGCCGTTCTGGTTTCAGGTCTATACGCTTAAAGACGACGACTTCATGCGCCGCCTGATCGAGCGTGCCAAGGCGGCCAAGTGTTCGGCGATTGTGGTGACGGTCGATCTGCAACTGCTGGGCCAGCGCCACAAAGATATCAAGAACGGGCTTTCTGCACCGCCCAAGCTGACGGTTCGCTCGATTGCCAACATGGCCACCAAGGTGCCCTGGGGGCTGGAAATGCTGCAAACCAAGCGCCGCTCATTTGGCAACATCGTCGGGCATGCCAAGGGGGTTACCGACCCTTCGTCGCTGTCAACCTGGACAGCGGAAGCCTTTGATGTCTCGCTGGACTGGAAGCGCATTGCCCAGTTCAAGGAGTGGTGGGGCGGCAAGCTGATCGTCAAGGGCATCATGGACCCGATTGATGCCAAGCGGGCAGTTGAAATTGGTGCTGATGCCATCATCGTTTCCAACCACGGCGGCCGCCAGTTGGATGGCGCCGTCAGCTCGATCCGCATGCTCCCCGCCATCATGGATGCAGTCGGCGATGATATTGAGGTGCATCTCGACTCCGGCATACGTTCCGGCCAGGATGTGCTCAAGGCACTGGCCCTGGGCGCCAAGTCGACCTACATTGGCCGCGCCTTCACCTACGGCCTGGGGGCTGCCGGTGAAGCAGGCGTGACCAAGGCGCTGGAAATCATCCATAAAGAGTTGGATACCACCATGGGGCTATGCGGCGAAACCGACGTGAAAAATCTCGGTGAGCACAACCTCTACGTTCCGCAAGGCTTTGGTGACCCGACCGTCAAGCTGTAG
- a CDS encoding diguanylate cyclase, with amino-acid sequence MQTLAIILIEDEDGDAGLIRHNLKFSGTAHQVEWVKSLEGLDQHLQKALTPADVILLDLNLPDSSGLETVQRCKRMARSTPIVVLTGHDDLQFSLKALEAGAQDYLIKSQLASDNLLRAMHYAIERHQLERRLQQSEELMAAAVEGGNLGIWEWNIKTGACFNSESLLNNLGFSSQDPDTPASSQEWMARIHPDDQPTFHAALNLHLNDAAIRYQNEFRLQHKQGHWVWQYASGHLVSRDTDGNPERMVGIQQDISERKAMEERLRTLAMRDPLTGLLNRRSFMSTMNREYGRVKRSHYYSVGILMLDIDHFKQVNDTYGHALGDEILASFASTIKDELRENDVFGRLGGEEFAILLPDTDQQGCLHVAEKVRASIEALQVKSDEKTVWITTSIGVDRLHANDNRPDGALARADIALYRAKQSGRNRVCVISRH; translated from the coding sequence ATGCAAACGCTTGCCATCATTCTCATAGAAGACGAAGACGGAGATGCCGGGCTGATTCGTCACAATCTCAAATTCAGCGGCACCGCGCATCAGGTGGAGTGGGTAAAGAGCCTTGAAGGGCTTGACCAACACCTTCAAAAAGCCTTAACGCCTGCCGATGTCATACTGCTTGATCTTAACCTGCCTGATTCCAGCGGGCTTGAAACTGTCCAACGCTGCAAACGCATGGCGCGCAGTACCCCTATCGTCGTGCTGACCGGCCACGATGACCTGCAGTTTTCGCTCAAAGCCTTGGAGGCCGGTGCACAGGACTACCTGATCAAGAGTCAGCTCGCATCAGATAATCTGCTGCGCGCCATGCACTATGCCATTGAGCGCCATCAGTTGGAGCGCCGCTTACAGCAGTCAGAAGAATTGATGGCAGCTGCCGTTGAGGGAGGCAATCTGGGGATTTGGGAATGGAACATCAAAACGGGCGCCTGCTTCAATAGCGAAAGCCTTCTAAATAACCTGGGCTTCAGCAGCCAAGACCCGGATACGCCTGCCAGCAGCCAGGAATGGATGGCGCGGATTCACCCTGACGACCAGCCAACATTTCATGCCGCCTTAAACCTGCACCTGAATGACGCAGCCATACGCTATCAGAACGAGTTTCGTCTTCAGCACAAGCAGGGGCACTGGGTTTGGCAGTATGCATCCGGCCATCTGGTCAGCCGGGATACTGACGGCAACCCTGAACGGATGGTGGGTATACAGCAGGATATTTCAGAGCGCAAAGCCATGGAAGAAAGGCTCCGCACACTGGCCATGCGTGACCCATTGACCGGGCTGCTCAACCGGCGCAGCTTTATGAGTACCATGAACCGCGAGTATGGCCGGGTAAAGCGCAGCCACTATTATTCGGTAGGTATTCTGATGCTGGATATCGACCACTTCAAGCAGGTCAACGACACCTATGGTCACGCCCTCGGCGATGAAATCCTCGCGTCATTTGCCAGTACTATCAAGGATGAGCTGCGTGAAAATGATGTGTTTGGTCGTCTGGGGGGTGAAGAGTTTGCCATTTTACTGCCTGATACCGATCAGCAAGGCTGTCTTCATGTAGCAGAAAAAGTCCGTGCCAGCATTGAGGCACTGCAGGTAAAGTCTGACGAAAAAACAGTCTGGATCACCACCAGCATTGGCGTAGACAGGCTGCATGCCAACGACAACCGGCCTGACGGCGCTCTGGCACGTGCTGATATCGCTCTTTACCGCGCTAAACAAAGCGGTCGTAACCGGGTTTGTGTGATATCAAGGCATTAA
- a CDS encoding EAL domain-containing protein, which produces MANCARVNGHCKRCEDELPFGFSMAFQPIVDVASREIHAHEALVRGLNNESAFSILNQVTDKLLYRFDQSCRVKAIELASQLGMQKPLSINFLPNAVYEPEACIQATLEVSQRVGWPMDQLIFEITETERVRDRQHIKDIVDAYKSMGFSVALDDFGTGYANLDLLTTLLPDKLKIDRQLVMNCDHDIRRQAMLKALITMAEKLDTTLIAEGVETVEEARWLLRAGIDLQQGFFFARPAFEKVVTDVTAGLDKVYESEGLRVGARV; this is translated from the coding sequence ATGGCCAATTGTGCGAGAGTCAACGGACACTGTAAACGTTGCGAAGATGAGCTGCCTTTCGGTTTTTCGATGGCGTTTCAGCCGATTGTCGACGTCGCTAGCCGGGAGATTCATGCCCATGAAGCCCTGGTGCGTGGTTTGAACAATGAGTCAGCCTTTTCCATTCTCAATCAGGTGACTGACAAACTGCTTTACCGCTTTGATCAGTCCTGTCGCGTCAAGGCAATTGAACTGGCAAGCCAGCTTGGCATGCAAAAGCCGCTCTCGATCAACTTTCTGCCCAATGCCGTCTACGAACCCGAAGCCTGTATCCAGGCCACTCTGGAGGTGTCTCAACGCGTCGGATGGCCGATGGATCAGCTGATTTTCGAAATTACCGAGACAGAAAGAGTCCGTGATCGTCAGCATATCAAGGATATTGTGGATGCCTATAAATCCATGGGCTTTTCCGTGGCGCTGGATGACTTCGGGACGGGATACGCCAATCTGGATCTGCTCACTACCTTGCTGCCTGATAAGCTTAAGATTGATCGCCAACTGGTAATGAACTGCGATCACGATATTCGCCGTCAGGCCATGCTCAAAGCGCTGATTACCATGGCGGAAAAGCTGGATACGACGCTGATTGCAGAAGGTGTGGAAACCGTTGAAGAGGCACGCTGGCTGCTGCGGGCGGGCATTGATCTGCAACAAGGCTTCTTTTTTGCCCGCCCGGCGTTTGAAAAAGTCGTCACTGACGTAACGGCTGGATTGGATAAAGTCTATGAGTCAGAAGGCCTTAGGGTCGGTGCCAGGGTATAA
- a CDS encoding 2,3-butanediol dehydrogenase: protein MQAAVWYAAKDLRVEQAEVPSIRDAHEVKVKVAACGICGSDLHEYAAGPIFIPVDAPHPISGDKAPIIMGHEFAGEVVEVGDKVTRVKVGDRVAIEPILSPNQDGAYLMERYNLSPQLGFHGLSGGGGGFSEFTVMGEHMVHVLPDDLSFEQGALVEPAAVGLHAVRQSSLKAGDSAAVFGAGPIGLMTIEALKAAGAAQIYAVEISSARKAKAESLGAVVIDPEQEDAVAKLQTLSDGGVDVAFEVTGIPAVLNQALHSTHAGGETVVVSIWEGEASFQPNDLVIQERTMKGIIAYRHIYSAVMALMQKGYFRAEDMVTQRIPLKAVVEQGFEALLNDKSQVKIIVSP from the coding sequence ATGCAGGCAGCCGTCTGGTACGCTGCCAAAGACCTTCGCGTTGAACAGGCGGAGGTGCCAAGCATCCGCGACGCCCATGAGGTCAAGGTCAAGGTGGCCGCTTGCGGTATCTGTGGCAGCGACCTGCACGAGTACGCCGCCGGGCCAATCTTTATCCCGGTGGATGCGCCGCACCCGATCAGCGGTGACAAGGCGCCGATCATCATGGGCCATGAGTTTGCCGGTGAAGTCGTGGAAGTTGGCGACAAGGTCACCCGGGTCAAGGTCGGCGACCGGGTGGCAATTGAGCCGATTCTTTCCCCCAACCAGGATGGCGCCTACCTGATGGAGCGCTATAACCTGTCGCCGCAGTTGGGCTTTCACGGGTTGTCCGGCGGGGGTGGCGGTTTTTCCGAGTTCACCGTGATGGGCGAGCATATGGTGCATGTGCTGCCGGATGACCTCAGCTTTGAGCAGGGTGCTCTGGTCGAGCCTGCTGCGGTGGGGCTGCATGCAGTGCGCCAGAGCAGCCTGAAAGCCGGTGATAGCGCGGCTGTTTTTGGTGCCGGGCCGATTGGCCTGATGACTATCGAAGCACTGAAGGCGGCTGGGGCCGCGCAGATCTACGCAGTGGAAATTTCGTCTGCGCGCAAAGCCAAGGCTGAATCACTGGGCGCTGTGGTCATTGACCCTGAGCAGGAGGATGCCGTTGCCAAACTGCAGACGCTCAGCGATGGCGGCGTAGATGTGGCGTTCGAGGTCACCGGCATTCCGGCGGTACTCAACCAGGCGCTACATAGCACCCATGCGGGCGGTGAAACCGTGGTGGTGAGTATCTGGGAAGGCGAGGCCAGTTTCCAGCCCAATGACCTGGTCATTCAGGAGCGCACCATGAAGGGGATTATTGCCTATCGGCATATCTACTCCGCGGTGATGGCGCTGATGCAGAAAGGTTACTTCCGCGCGGAAGATATGGTGACCCAGCGGATTCCCCTCAAGGCGGTAGTTGAGCAGGGGTTTGAGGCGCTGCTCAACGATAAATCGCAGGTCAAGATCATTGTTTCTCCCTGA
- a CDS encoding sigma-54-dependent Fis family transcriptional regulator: protein MPTSVPARLHAEQRQHIEHIFQLGEGMPQHAPAQPTIRRSWLRCLNEYRLDPTQPRPARVVPQQTLIEHRESVDELLHVARAGVEQLYTQMAQLGYVLLLTDHRGITVEFRGDPHQDKQLRKAGLYLGADWDERFAGTCAVGTCLHDRQAIICHRQEHFDASHISLTCTAAPITDPDGEVMAVLDISSLNSPTAHDSQNFSLSLVTLYARMIEDAYFLQSYRDCLIVRLDTSREFVHVNGRGLIAIEEDGQVIAANAVGRELINRHQARWPPWSAGYAPRLAEVFECDISDVLSINSATQDQLRAFRARADNTIHFISLLEPRRGRQSQPIKPMNSTLPEPLARLGDDDPAIRKVQKLAERLRNESRVNVLISGETGTGKEVVARALHDSGQRAQGPFVAVNCAAIPEALIESELFGYEAGAFTGGRAKGMRGLIPQASGGTLFLDEIGDMPLTLQTRLLRVLAEREVMPLGANAPVCIDIRVITATHRDIDTMIQSGDFREDLYYRLNGAQLRLPTLRERADKHFVIRQVFDELVAERTYATPPRLRADAISALLAYAWPGNIRQLKNALGFALATADSDEITVNDLPDQCLSQRITRQMAPPIPATPSTNTPQEEPLLSLLREHHWNVSAVARALSISRPTVYRRMHRLGITPPNWNH from the coding sequence ATGCCAACTTCCGTGCCCGCTCGGCTTCACGCTGAACAGCGCCAGCATATTGAACATATCTTCCAGCTTGGCGAGGGGATGCCCCAGCATGCCCCAGCGCAGCCCACTATTCGCCGCTCCTGGCTGCGCTGTCTGAATGAGTATCGCCTGGACCCTACTCAGCCACGTCCGGCACGGGTAGTCCCCCAACAAACCCTGATCGAACACCGTGAGTCGGTCGATGAGCTTTTGCATGTGGCCCGCGCCGGGGTGGAACAGCTTTACACCCAGATGGCCCAACTCGGCTATGTATTGTTGCTGACCGACCATCGTGGCATTACCGTCGAATTTCGCGGCGATCCGCATCAGGATAAGCAGTTGCGCAAGGCGGGGCTTTATCTGGGCGCTGACTGGGATGAACGCTTTGCCGGTACCTGTGCGGTAGGCACCTGCCTGCACGACCGTCAGGCGATTATCTGCCATCGTCAGGAACATTTTGATGCCTCACATATTTCCCTGACCTGCACGGCAGCACCAATCACCGACCCTGATGGCGAGGTGATGGCCGTGCTGGATATTTCCAGCCTGAACTCGCCAACCGCCCATGACAGCCAGAACTTCAGCCTGTCACTGGTGACGCTTTATGCCCGCATGATTGAAGACGCCTATTTTCTGCAGAGCTACCGCGACTGTCTGATTGTTCGCCTGGACACCTCACGGGAGTTTGTTCACGTCAACGGGCGCGGGCTGATCGCTATTGAGGAAGATGGCCAGGTGATTGCCGCCAACGCGGTTGGGCGCGAACTGATCAACCGCCATCAGGCGCGCTGGCCGCCCTGGTCGGCGGGGTACGCACCCAGGCTGGCAGAAGTGTTCGAATGTGATATCAGCGATGTGTTGAGTATCAACAGTGCTACCCAGGATCAGCTGCGGGCCTTTCGCGCCAGGGCAGATAACACCATTCACTTTATCAGCCTGTTAGAGCCACGCCGAGGGCGTCAAAGCCAGCCAATCAAGCCAATGAACTCAACCTTGCCGGAACCACTGGCCCGTCTGGGAGACGATGATCCCGCCATCCGCAAGGTGCAGAAACTGGCAGAAAGGCTGCGCAATGAAAGCCGCGTCAATGTACTGATCAGTGGTGAAACCGGCACGGGCAAGGAAGTGGTTGCCCGCGCTCTGCATGACAGTGGCCAGCGTGCCCAAGGCCCTTTTGTTGCGGTTAATTGCGCCGCCATTCCTGAAGCCTTGATTGAAAGCGAGCTGTTCGGCTATGAAGCCGGTGCCTTTACCGGCGGCCGTGCCAAGGGCATGCGCGGGCTGATTCCCCAGGCAAGTGGGGGCACTCTGTTTCTGGATGAAATTGGCGATATGCCGCTGACCCTGCAGACCCGCTTACTCAGGGTGCTTGCCGAAAGAGAAGTAATGCCACTCGGCGCCAATGCTCCTGTTTGTATCGATATTCGCGTGATTACCGCCACCCATCGCGATATTGACACCATGATTCAAAGCGGCGACTTCCGTGAAGATCTTTACTACCGGCTGAATGGCGCCCAACTGCGTCTGCCTACCCTGCGTGAAAGGGCCGATAAACACTTTGTTATTCGTCAGGTGTTCGATGAACTTGTTGCGGAACGCACCTATGCAACACCTCCTCGCCTAAGAGCCGATGCCATCAGCGCCCTGCTTGCCTACGCTTGGCCAGGCAATATCCGCCAGCTTAAAAATGCCCTTGGCTTTGCCCTGGCCACCGCAGACAGTGACGAAATAACGGTAAATGATCTGCCAGACCAATGCCTGAGCCAGCGTATTACCCGGCAAATGGCTCCTCCCATACCCGCCACGCCATCAACCAATACACCCCAGGAGGAACCACTTCTTAGCTTACTGCGCGAACACCACTGGAATGTCAGCGCTGTAGCGCGTGCGCTGAGCATTTCCCGGCCTACCGTTTATCGGCGCATGCACCGCCTGGGAATTACGCCGCCTAACTGGAACCATTAG
- a CDS encoding ABC transporter substrate-binding protein, with amino-acid sequence MKKLPLYALALTGSLLPLTANAQAECGDVSVGEMNWTSGGIAAGVIEFFLEQGYDCNVTVVPSATTTAITSLAENNEPDIVPELWVNSAPAYFRLEEEGKLVKASDTFSDGGTEHWLVPSYLVEEHPELATIEGVLENPELVGGRFHNCPDGWGCRIVNDSLIQAFDFEEHGMEVFNHGSGETLASAMASAYENEEPYFGYYWGPTAPLGKYDMVSVDLGEYDEEIHSCNQDADCESVGVSDFPAAGVFNVTTADFAERAPEAFALVENVSFSNDQMSQLLAWHSDNQASIDEAVVHFLQNNQEQWMSWLNEEAQANLEGLF; translated from the coding sequence ATGAAAAAGCTACCGCTATATGCCTTGGCCCTGACAGGCTCCCTGCTTCCTTTGACGGCCAATGCCCAGGCTGAATGTGGTGACGTATCTGTTGGCGAAATGAACTGGACATCCGGCGGTATCGCGGCCGGTGTGATTGAGTTCTTTCTCGAACAGGGCTATGACTGCAATGTCACCGTTGTCCCCTCAGCAACGACTACCGCCATCACGTCACTGGCGGAAAATAATGAGCCGGATATCGTGCCTGAACTCTGGGTCAACTCAGCGCCCGCCTACTTCCGTCTGGAAGAAGAAGGCAAGCTGGTCAAAGCTTCTGACACCTTCAGCGATGGCGGCACCGAACACTGGCTGGTTCCTTCCTATCTGGTAGAAGAGCATCCTGAACTTGCCACTATTGAAGGCGTTCTTGAGAATCCCGAGCTGGTCGGCGGACGCTTTCATAACTGCCCGGATGGCTGGGGCTGCCGTATCGTCAATGACTCGCTGATTCAGGCGTTTGATTTTGAAGAGCACGGCATGGAAGTCTTCAACCATGGGTCTGGTGAAACCCTGGCCAGTGCCATGGCGTCCGCCTATGAAAACGAAGAGCCCTACTTCGGCTACTATTGGGGCCCCACCGCACCGCTGGGCAAGTACGATATGGTCAGCGTTGATCTGGGCGAATACGACGAAGAGATCCACTCCTGTAACCAGGATGCCGATTGTGAAAGCGTTGGCGTGTCGGACTTCCCGGCAGCGGGCGTCTTCAACGTCACCACCGCTGATTTTGCCGAGCGCGCGCCTGAAGCCTTTGCCCTGGTCGAGAACGTCAGCTTCTCTAACGATCAGATGAGCCAGCTGCTTGCCTGGCATTCTGATAATCAGGCCAGCATCGATGAGGCCGTTGTCCACTTCCTGCAGAACAATCAGGAGCAGTGGATGAGCTGGCTCAACGAAGAGGCACAAGCCAACCTTGAAGGGCTTTTCTAA
- a CDS encoding ABC transporter permease subunit, translated as MAAYDFVFDNLGLRNWCGEKTGGTMNMAELLSSRSAETEASLWDLPFPSLDNLHDACPAIAQTRQLTSGLESGFLGIKDTLTIVIDPITQPLSWMLDGALTTFQSTPWWIMIPALLAIVYIASKSLKLVGMVASFLLFLAFIDHYDYSMQTLAIIFVCSVVCVLLGVPIGIAMSRSDKLQRSLIPILDMLQTLPPFVYLIPLIFLFSVTEPKLYGIAIILYAIVPVIRLTDLGIRLVDKDVIEAANAFGMTKRQKLYGVQIPLALPNIMAGVNQTIMMSLAMVVIASLVSAPGLGVLVLRGIRNLELGVGLVAGLGIVLLAIMLDRVTKAALARVNTSQQQ; from the coding sequence ATGGCAGCATACGATTTCGTGTTTGACAATTTGGGGCTGCGCAACTGGTGTGGTGAAAAAACCGGCGGCACCATGAATATGGCAGAGTTGCTGTCAAGCCGCTCCGCTGAAACTGAAGCATCGCTCTGGGATCTCCCCTTTCCCTCATTGGATAACCTCCACGATGCCTGCCCGGCCATTGCCCAGACCCGGCAACTCACCTCTGGTCTGGAGAGTGGCTTTTTAGGCATTAAAGATACGCTTACCATCGTTATTGACCCTATCACCCAACCGCTCAGCTGGATGCTCGACGGCGCCCTGACCACCTTCCAGTCAACGCCCTGGTGGATCATGATTCCAGCACTTCTCGCTATCGTTTATATTGCTTCCAAGTCGCTGAAGCTGGTGGGCATGGTAGCGTCATTTTTACTATTTCTGGCCTTTATCGACCACTACGATTACTCGATGCAGACGTTGGCCATCATCTTTGTCTGCTCGGTGGTGTGCGTGCTTCTTGGGGTGCCCATAGGCATTGCCATGTCGCGTAGCGACAAGTTACAGCGTAGCCTGATACCGATACTCGATATGCTGCAGACCCTGCCACCCTTCGTTTATCTGATTCCGCTGATCTTCCTGTTCTCCGTCACCGAGCCCAAGCTCTACGGTATTGCCATCATTTTATATGCCATCGTGCCGGTGATCCGTCTGACCGACTTGGGTATCCGGCTGGTCGACAAGGATGTGATCGAGGCAGCTAACGCCTTCGGTATGACCAAGCGCCAGAAGCTCTACGGCGTGCAGATCCCGCTGGCATTGCCCAACATCATGGCGGGCGTCAACCAGACCATCATGATGAGTCTGGCCATGGTGGTCATTGCTTCTCTGGTATCCGCCCCTGGCCTGGGTGTGCTGGTATTGCGCGGCATTCGTAATTTGGAACTTGGCGTGGGTCTGGTCGCCGGGCTGGGTATCGTGCTGCTGGCCATCATGCTGGACCGTGTTACCAAAGCCGCCCTTGCGCGCGTTAATACTTCCCAGCAGCAATAG
- a CDS encoding ATP-binding cassette domain-containing protein, giving the protein MSDQVKVSIQHLYKIFGSDPLTALEHVKAGMDKATLLEEHGHVLGLQDINVDILAGKITVIMGLSGSGKSTLIRHLNRLIDPTDGAVLVDGDDIVGYDEQALRELRRYKMSMVFQKFALLPHRTVLENAATPMLVCGKNPADAKKEGTKWLARVGLQGNENQYPHQLSGGMQQRVGIARALTSNSDIMLMDEAFSALDPLIRTDMQGLLLELQQELQKTIVFITHDLDEALKLADHLVILNEGYIVQQGEPQDILLHPNDPYIMDFVRDINRARVLRVRSVMEKTTQPVDEVSGDIDGDDTLESVIARSEGNTQRVYRVVQNGEQVGILHMKDLVRALVPTDPPEKDSQAA; this is encoded by the coding sequence ATGAGCGATCAGGTTAAAGTTTCGATCCAGCATTTATATAAAATTTTTGGCAGTGACCCGCTTACGGCACTGGAACACGTCAAGGCAGGCATGGATAAGGCTACTCTTCTTGAAGAACATGGCCATGTGCTTGGATTGCAGGATATCAATGTGGATATTCTGGCGGGCAAGATTACCGTTATCATGGGGCTTTCAGGCTCAGGAAAATCCACCTTGATCCGCCACCTGAACCGTCTGATTGACCCCACTGATGGGGCAGTATTGGTAGACGGTGACGATATTGTTGGATATGACGAGCAGGCCCTGCGTGAACTGCGCCGTTATAAAATGTCGATGGTCTTCCAGAAGTTTGCCCTCCTGCCCCACCGCACCGTGCTGGAAAACGCCGCCACCCCGATGCTGGTATGCGGTAAAAACCCCGCCGATGCAAAAAAGGAAGGCACTAAATGGCTGGCCCGTGTCGGCCTACAGGGCAATGAAAATCAGTACCCGCACCAGCTTTCTGGCGGCATGCAGCAGCGCGTCGGGATTGCCCGTGCGCTAACCTCCAACTCGGATATCATGCTGATGGACGAAGCGTTTTCAGCCCTTGACCCGCTGATTCGCACCGACATGCAAGGCCTGCTGCTAGAGCTTCAGCAGGAACTGCAGAAAACCATCGTGTTCATTACCCACGACCTGGATGAAGCCCTCAAGCTTGCTGATCATCTGGTGATTCTCAATGAAGGCTATATCGTCCAGCAAGGCGAACCTCAGGATATCCTGCTGCACCCCAACGATCCTTACATCATGGACTTTGTGCGTGACATCAACCGGGCCCGGGTACTGAGGGTACGCTCTGTAATGGAGAAAACCACACAACCGGTTGACGAAGTATCAGGCGATATCGACGGCGATGACACACTGGAATCCGTGATTGCCCGATCAGAAGGTAACACCCAGAGGGTATATCGCGTTGTTCAGAATGGAGAGCAGGTCGGGATACTGCATATGAAGGATCTGGTGCGCGCTCTTGTTCCCACAGACCCACCGGAAAAAGACTCTCAGGCTGCGTAG